The following are encoded together in the Glycine max cultivar Williams 82 chromosome 8, Glycine_max_v4.0, whole genome shotgun sequence genome:
- the LOC100527515 gene encoding uncharacterized protein isoform X1 produces MVLDSILSSSPCLKSPSFSRQFARHELGSWSTLVKRHCFLLSALALLTVLCTIYLYFAVTFAANDSCSGLSGSLRDSCHMEHVMDSEAKSKLKGLRHL; encoded by the coding sequence ATGGTTCTCGACTCCATTTTGTCGTCTTCTCCTTGTCTGAAGTCACCATCTTTCAGTAGGCAGTTTGCAAGGCATGAACTGGGAAGTTGGTCAACACTCGTCAAGAGACACTGCTTCCTCTTATCTGCTCTTGCTCTACTAACTGTCCTCTGTACCATTTATCTATATTTTGCAGTTACATTCGCAGCCAATGACTCCTGCTCTGGGTTGAGTGGATCTCTGAGAGATTCCTGTCATATGGAGCATGTTATGGATTCTGAAGCCAAGAGTAAACTGAAAGGTCTGAGACATTTATGA